Genomic window (bacterium):
TGTTAGCGGTTGAGCGCGGAGAGCCGGATGAAGGAATCCAAAATTACGAACAAGCAATAAATATTCTTCGCGAGATAAACGCGAATTTTGAGTTATGCACTACGCTTTGCCGGGCAGCTCGGGTATTTGCGATTTATGGTCGCACTGAAGACGCAGAGATGTTTACTAAAGAAGCAATCCAACTCGCTACACAATTCGATTTGGAACATGACAGGATCTACCTCGAAACTGCTCAAAGCCGGATGGCAGCATTGCACGAAGACAATTCTTTAGCGTTGCACCACTATCAAACTGCGGCCACTCTGTTCGAGAAGTTCCAAATCGGAGCGCGAAACGCGTACGGGAAAGAACTCGGTAGGTTGCGCAGCGAGCTACTGGATATCGGAATTGGTGATGATTTGCTGTCTTACCCTTCCCATTGGCGGGATTGATTCTTTCCAATGCAAAATAACAAAAAAAGGAGCGACGAATCACTCCTTTTTTGATATCGAATGTTGGAATTATTTCTTGGGTTCAGTAACCAAATGGATTGGTTCAGCTGGAGCAAATCGATAAATCGCAGTACGGCGAAATGCTTGCTGAATCGTTCCATTGCCAACGTAATCGGTAGCGTCGCCTAACACCGCAATCACGCGGTAATAGCGATAGGGTACTTCCATCACGGTTATAGTTGTTGTTGTATCCGATTGAGTGGTTAACGCTGTCCACGAATCTGTTACTTCGGGAGTGCTCGATTCTTCCACCCGATAGGTTGGTGGCTGTATTAATAGCTCACCAAAGTTGTCGGTTCGCACCGCTTGCCAATCCAGCCGTCGGGTAACACCATCGACAACGGTGATTGCCAACTGCTCGGGTACCGCGGGAATAATCGGTTGTATTACATTCATCGTCAGCGGTACGCTGAGCGGCATATTCAACGCATTACCCGTAAAATCAAGCGAACCGACAAATTGGGCCCCAACGGCGCGATTGCGTGCATCCCAAAAAATCGAAAGGTTCGTGCTGCCGCCAGCCGGAATCGAAAAAGTCGTTTGGGATGGGATGTTAAACGGAATCGTTTGTTGGAAGAGAATTGCATGATTCGCCGGAACAGTGGTATTGTGAAGCACAGTTAAATGGCGGGTGCGAGTCTCGTTTTGCATGCCAATCGTCGCGCTGTTTAACGTACCACTCATCGTTCCATACTGGTAGAGTACTCTGCCATCCGCATAGAGAATCGCTTGAAAATTAAGTGATGTTCCGCTCGCGTATCGTCGAATACCGTCCCAAGAAAAAACCGCTCTTCCATTCGCTTCATCCATGAATACATACATTACTCCTGGACTCTGAACGAGCAAATCATCCCAGAATACCGCGAGAAATGCATTATGAGCATTCGATGGTAATGGGCTATTCGAGTAACTGGAATCGTTTGTTGCCGTTAACGATAACCAGCCGTTCGTACACATCCATACTTGATTGAACTGCCCACCGTAAAACGGGAAATTAAAGGGGAGTGTATACGGTCCCCCAAGTTGATCGTCGCCGCTAATGCCAATAGAACCGCTGGTTGCATCAATCCAATTAAACGTGGGGCCACCAACATCGGTAGAACGTCGATAAGCAACCGTTGTTCCGGTGTCGGGTAGCGTTGCCGTCAACGCACTCCCACCGGTGTTCGTCAAGGTGACTACCGTTCGCAAAGTATCGCCAGTAACTATGGTTTGAACGATTGGATTAGGAACGACTGACAGAATCGCTGGGCTGTAAATCGTAAAATTGGCATTCGAGGTATCCCCTTGGGTCAAATCCTCAATGTTCAAAATTCGGAAGCGCGCGGTCGTTGTTGTAGGGCCAGTTACCATCCAGTTGTAGCTGTTCGAAGCTAATGTGCCAGTATAAAGATTCTCCCAATTTGCTGAGGGGTAGTTACGATTCAGTTCGATGCGGAATGCAGTAATCGGAGAATAGGTCGACCATTGGATACTCTGAGAACTGCCGATTGGCCAGGACTCTCCCCCATTCCCAGTTTGCAAAGCGATTTCCGAAGTTGGTACGGCTAATACTGCTGCATAAGCATCGATTATCCCAACCCCCAATCGACCGACATAGGTTGGGTTTTCCGCATCAATGTTGTGCGCGGTTGTCAGAAGATAGCTTTCTAATTCGTCATCGGTCATTCCCGGCCGCCGAGACAATACTAACGCTGCTACTGACGCGGCAGTTGGGCTTGCCATTGAGGTGCCGCTCCACGCTAAATAGTCGTTGGCATGATAGGTGTTGTTCGCCATCGTCGACCAAATGGAGACACCTGGCGCTGAAATGTCAACCCATGTTCCGTAATTCGAAAATGAAGCGCGAACATTCCCGGTACCCAATGCGGCAACGGCAAGCATATTAGTGTAAGCCGCGGGATACGACATTGTCTGAGAATTATTGTTTCCAGCAGCAGCAAACATAAGGCAATTGTTCGCCCGAGCGTAGTTAATCTCATCCTGATATGGTTGAAAAGTTCCACTACCGCCAAAGCTAATGCTGATTATGCGAGCGCCCCGATTCACCGCATAATGGATCGCCGGAACAAAGTCTTCATCGGTACCGGAACCTCGCAATGTCGTTCCAGATAACCAAGCAAAGCCAGCCCGTAGACAGATTGTTTTTACATTAAAGCTTGCAGCGGAGACTCCGAGGCTATTGTCAGTGCGAGCCGCAATGCTGCCGATAACGTGGGTGCCATGCCCGTGGACGTCGCCGGGGGAATTGTCCCGCGGTCCATACTCTTCTCCAACGGCTGGCGTTTCATCGGTTAATGTATAACTGACAAAATCGTACCCGATAACATCGTCGATATAGCCATTGTTGTCTTCATCAATACCGTTGTTGTCGGCGGTCGTAAACTGATCGTCGTGATCGATATCTTCCGCGGAGTTAATTTGGATGTTTTGGACTAAGTCCGGGTGGAGAAAGTTAACCCCGGTATCGATGGTCACTGCTAAAATTGTGCTATCGCCCCGTTGTAAATCCCATGCCTGTTTTCCGTGACAGGAATCGATCCCCCAAGAGTTTTGTCCATTTAGCGCCCAATCGTTGGGTTGATAGGAAACTGTCCGAAACGGGATTGGCGAAGCATCATCGACTGCATTGGAAAGCTTGAGTTCGGCAGCCAACGCCCATAAATCCTCCTCCCGGCTCAGTTTCGTTTGTTTCGGATCGATTACAATCTTGTAATCGCGGTAGAGATTATATTCATAGAAGTAACGGTTACGTTTCGAAATTGGGTCATGGGGAATCAGCGGTAGCAGAGCTGTAACATTGTATCTGGTAAGGATTTCATCAATTTTCGGGTTTCCGACCGGGGCTAAGATTGTTCCATCTTCCAATTGAGGAGTATTCTCCGAGAACGCAGGTGTTATGCGGAGCCATACCCGATTGGGTG
Coding sequences:
- a CDS encoding S8 family serine peptidase, with the translated sequence MINMLSLDFDLQNVDKKTLPYGYPASNSEILRLTMFREVAMKLSLLLRLVFVFFASVAFAIPQYTPNRVWLRITPAFSENTPQLEDGTILAPVGNPKIDEILTRYNVTALLPLIPHDPISKRNRYFYEYNLYRDYKIVIDPKQTKLSREEDLWALAAELKLSNAVDDASPIPFRTVSYQPNDWALNGQNSWGIDSCHGKQAWDLQRGDSTILAVTIDTGVNFLHPDLVQNIQINSAEDIDHDDQFTTADNNGIDEDNNGYIDDVIGYDFVSYTLTDETPAVGEEYGPRDNSPGDVHGHGTHVIGSIAARTDNSLGVSAASFNVKTICLRAGFAWLSGTTLRGSGTDEDFVPAIHYAVNRGARIISISFGGSGTFQPYQDEINYARANNCLMFAAAGNNNSQTMSYPAAYTNMLAVAALGTGNVRASFSNYGTWVDISAPGVSIWSTMANNTYHANDYLAWSGTSMASPTAASVAALVLSRRPGMTDDELESYLLTTAHNIDAENPTYVGRLGVGIIDAYAAVLAVPTSEIALQTGNGGESWPIGSSQSIQWSTYSPITAFRIELNRNYPSANWENLYTGTLASNSYNWMVTGPTTTTARFRILNIEDLTQGDTSNANFTIYSPAILSVVPNPIVQTIVTGDTLRTVVTLTNTGGSALTATLPDTGTTVAYRRSTDVGGPTFNWIDATSGSIGISGDDQLGGPYTLPFNFPFYGGQFNQVWMCTNGWLSLTATNDSSYSNSPLPSNAHNAFLAVFWDDLLVQSPGVMYVFMDEANGRAVFSWDGIRRYASGTSLNFQAILYADGRVLYQYGTMSGTLNSATIGMQNETRTRHLTVLHNTTVPANHAILFQQTIPFNIPSQTTFSIPAGGSTNLSIFWDARNRAVGAQFVGSLDFTGNALNMPLSVPLTMNVIQPIIPAVPEQLAITVVDGVTRRLDWQAVRTDNFGELLIQPPTYRVEESSTPEVTDSWTALTTQSDTTTTITVMEVPYRYYRVIAVLGDATDYVGNGTIQQAFRRTAIYRFAPAEPIHLVTEPKK